The following proteins are co-located in the Pomacea canaliculata isolate SZHN2017 linkage group LG8, ASM307304v1, whole genome shotgun sequence genome:
- the LOC112570077 gene encoding probable RNA-binding protein EIF1AD, which translates to MSRITKRKHVVREVLDEYVLPSGKQDIVRVLGGRGNNLHEVEDPTGTKYLVSMPTKFRKNVWIKRGDFVIVEPIEEGEKVRAEIVHILLRDHIRHIQDQGLWPALFQLEQQKTDCYVQDDMLPPSDSEGEEDLGLKVINTNRRQVEDDDSSDEEDLESEKEIDNSEVENDEKTDNEKKVEETAEGENSPDSRITDSILTER; encoded by the exons ATGTCCAGAATCACGAAAAGAAAACATGTAGTGCGGGAAGTTCTTGACGAATATGTTTTGCCAAGTGGCAAGCAGGACATTGTTAGG GTATTGGGAGGCAGAGGAAACAATTTGCATGAAGTCGAAGATCCTACAGGCACAAAGTACCTTGTGAGCATGCCTACAAAATTCCGCAAAAATGTCTGGATCAAAAGAG GAGACTTCGTGATTGTTGAACCTATTGAGGAAGGTGAAAAAGTGAGGGCTGAAATTGTACACATTCTTCTTCGGGACCATATAAGGCACATTCAAGACCAGGGTCTGTG GCCAGCTTTGTTCCAGCTAGagcaacaaaaaacagactGTTATGTCCAAGATGACATGTTGCCTCCGAGTGATTCTGAAGGCGAGGAAGATTTGGGGCTGAAGGTGATTAATACCAATCGAAGGCAAGTTGAAGATGACGACTCTTCTGATGAAGAAGACTtggaaagtgagaaagagatagaCAATTCAGAGGTGGAGAATGATGAAAAGACagacaatgaaaagaaagtagaagaGACAGCTGAGGGGGAAAATTCTCCAGACTCCAGAATAACTGATTCAATTCTTACTGAGAGATAA
- the LOC112570079 gene encoding barrier-to-autointegration factor-like — protein sequence MTTSQKHRNFVAEPMGEKSVQELAGIGDVLGQRLSERGFDKAYVVLGQYLVLKKDEDLFKTWLYDTCNANKKQQNDCYQCLKEWCDSFL from the exons ATGACAACTTCGCAGAAACACCGCAACTTTGTGGCAGAGCCCATGGGAGAAAAAAGTGTCCAGGAACTTGCAGGGATTGGTGATGTTCTTGGCCAACGCTTAAGCGAAAGAGGTTTTGACAAG GCATATGTTGTCCTTGGTCAGTATTTGGTGCTAAAGAAAGATGAGGACTTGTTCAAGACTTGGCTGTATGACACTTGCAATGCCAACAAAAAACAGCAGAATGACTGTTACCAGTGTTTGAAAGAGTGGTGTGACTCATTCTTGTAA